The following coding sequences lie in one Desulfuribacillus stibiiarsenatis genomic window:
- the pyrB gene encoding aspartate carbamoyltransferase has protein sequence MSLYHVLGAKQFNRLELEEIIRISEDMEEIEKNGGSNLYSNKVMTTLFFEPSTRTRLSFESAMCRLGGKIIGTENAAQFSSAIKGETIEDSIRVISNYCDVIVIRHTEIGAANRAADVATVPIINAGDGAGEHPTQALLDLYTIKKELGYVDGLSIAMVGDLTYGRTVHSLSYLLSYFNNIKIYYTAPENVQIPQYVKKFLEEKGVWYQEVDDLNSIASKIDVLYQTRIQKERFPTIEDYQLASGKYVVDKGLLDKLKSNSVILHPLPRAGEIEIEVDQDHRAGYFRQARNGLYVRMALLHKCFKS, from the coding sequence ATGTCATTATATCATGTTCTTGGTGCTAAACAATTTAATCGATTAGAGTTAGAAGAGATCATTAGAATATCAGAAGATATGGAAGAAATCGAGAAAAATGGAGGCTCTAATCTTTATTCCAATAAAGTTATGACTACTTTATTTTTCGAACCTAGTACTCGTACTCGTTTATCTTTTGAGTCAGCTATGTGTAGACTCGGAGGAAAGATTATTGGTACAGAAAACGCAGCGCAATTTTCTTCAGCCATTAAAGGTGAAACAATTGAAGATTCAATTCGTGTTATTTCTAATTATTGTGATGTAATTGTTATACGTCATACAGAAATTGGTGCGGCTAACCGGGCTGCCGATGTAGCGACAGTACCAATTATAAATGCTGGTGACGGGGCAGGAGAACATCCTACACAAGCGCTTCTTGATTTATATACAATCAAGAAAGAGCTTGGTTATGTGGATGGTCTTTCAATCGCCATGGTTGGTGATTTAACGTATGGTAGAACCGTACATTCGCTTTCTTATCTGCTATCGTATTTCAATAATATCAAAATTTATTATACAGCACCTGAAAATGTGCAGATTCCGCAATATGTAAAGAAGTTTTTAGAAGAAAAAGGAGTATGGTATCAGGAAGTAGATGATTTAAACTCGATTGCATCAAAAATTGATGTCTTGTACCAGACGAGAATACAGAAAGAGAGATTTCCAACTATTGAAGATTATCAATTGGCTAGTGGAAAATATGTTGTGGATAAAGGTTTATTGGACAAGCTCAAGTCAAATAGCGTGATATTACATCCACTTCCGAGAGCTGGAGAAATCGAGATAGAGGTTGATCAGGATCATCGTGCTGGTTATTTTCGACAGGCGAGAAACGGATTGTACGTAAGGATGGCATTGCTACATAAGTGTTTTAAAAGCTGA
- the miaA gene encoding tRNA (adenosine(37)-N6)-dimethylallyltransferase MiaA — MDNLLVIIGPTAVGKSKLGVEIARKHYGEIISGDSMQVYKECNIGTAKVSIDEMQGIPHHLIDVIDPREDFSVARFKEMVPPIISDIHKRGKLPCLVGGTGLYVQSLIDDYGFTDVQRSDIYRGELELVMQEKGERVLFEMLQVQDPESAIKIHPNDTKRIMRALEVYHLTDGKKLSSLAHKKESPYNLLYIGLNMERSKLYQIINQRVDIMIQKGLVEEVRFLLNNGISETSNAMQGIGYKEIIPYIKGEIGLEECVETLKMNTRRFAKRQLTWFRRDPRIQWFHVDEMDWSTIVEKIDVLIAGKFN; from the coding sequence ATGGATAATTTATTAGTTATCATTGGGCCAACGGCAGTTGGGAAATCTAAATTAGGTGTTGAGATTGCTAGAAAACATTACGGCGAAATCATTTCTGGAGATTCTATGCAGGTTTATAAGGAATGTAACATAGGTACTGCTAAGGTTAGTATTGATGAAATGCAGGGTATTCCACATCACCTCATAGACGTAATAGACCCACGGGAGGATTTTTCCGTTGCTCGATTTAAGGAAATGGTCCCACCTATTATTTCCGACATTCATAAACGGGGGAAGTTGCCTTGTTTAGTCGGCGGTACTGGACTATATGTACAATCTTTAATTGATGACTACGGCTTTACGGACGTACAAAGGTCAGATATTTACCGTGGAGAGTTGGAGTTAGTTATGCAAGAGAAGGGTGAAAGAGTGCTCTTCGAGATGTTGCAAGTACAAGATCCTGAATCAGCTATCAAAATTCACCCAAATGATACAAAACGTATTATGCGAGCATTAGAAGTATATCATCTCACAGATGGTAAGAAACTCTCATCTTTAGCTCATAAAAAAGAATCACCATATAATCTTTTGTATATTGGATTAAATATGGAACGTTCTAAATTATATCAAATTATTAATCAAAGAGTTGACATTATGATACAAAAGGGGCTGGTGGAAGAAGTACGATTTTTATTAAATAATGGAATATCTGAGACTAGCAATGCAATGCAAGGAATTGGATACAAGGAAATCATTCCGTATATAAAAGGTGAAATAGGTCTAGAGGAATGTGTAGAAACACTTAAAATGAATACTCGTCGTTTTGCCAAGAGGCAATTGACATGGTTCAGACGTGACCCTAGAATTCAATGGTTTCATGTGGATGAGATGGATTGGTCTACAATAGTTGAAAAAATTGATGTGCTTATTGCAGGAAAGTTTAACTAA
- the mutL gene encoding DNA mismatch repair endonuclease MutL — MSIIHILEDHIANQIAAGEVIERPMSVVKELVENSIDAKSTRIKIELLQAGLELIRVLDNGAGMDSSDAQLCFQRHATSKIRNTRDLFKISTLGFRGEALPSIAAISKVEVKTRTQQETIGSHIRIEGNQSLKYEPIGCPIGTEISVKSLFYNTPARLKYLKSLTTEIGHISEYISRIALAHTHISFELWHNGKQILQTFGDQNIYSTVLRVYGAPTNQQWISIKNENMDYAISGIISKPELNRANRQHITFFVNGRYVRSTKLADSIIHAYHTLLPINRFPITILNIDMDYTLVDVNVHPSKLEVRFSKEEELKEFLYETIHKNLMNQSLIPKILADKKHSSIVSQYNQPLVHKKIDLVKEKSKNLQLTLNPSENVLNEFQYKPINKSVEQNQPLIEAKTIEIKPKETFRVIGQFHGTYILAENENGLYIIDQHAAHERINYERFLNRLRNYQFKKQDLLIPISLTYSITELTIIQEKKELIEKFGINFESFGSQTIVIREYPDWIPHDSIQTYISFIFDSMILREKEIDVIELQEDACIQLSCKMSIKANQRISIEETNQLLEDLMNTSLPYTCPHGRPIIIHYSVYELEKLFKRKN, encoded by the coding sequence TTGTCAATTATTCATATTCTAGAAGATCATATAGCCAATCAAATTGCTGCTGGTGAAGTGATAGAAAGACCAATGTCTGTGGTTAAAGAGCTTGTAGAAAACAGCATTGATGCAAAAAGTACAAGAATTAAAATAGAATTATTACAAGCTGGTTTAGAGCTAATACGAGTCTTGGACAACGGTGCTGGTATGGATTCGTCTGATGCTCAGTTATGTTTTCAGAGACATGCTACTAGTAAAATTCGTAATACAAGAGACTTATTTAAAATATCAACATTAGGGTTTCGTGGTGAAGCCTTACCTAGTATTGCTGCCATTAGTAAAGTAGAAGTGAAAACAAGAACGCAACAGGAAACCATTGGTTCACATATACGAATTGAAGGAAACCAAAGTCTCAAATACGAGCCAATTGGTTGTCCAATTGGTACAGAAATTTCTGTTAAAAGTTTATTTTACAATACACCCGCTCGTTTGAAGTATCTTAAGTCATTAACAACAGAAATAGGGCACATCAGTGAATATATTAGTAGAATTGCTTTAGCACATACGCATATTAGTTTCGAATTGTGGCATAATGGAAAACAGATTCTACAAACCTTTGGGGATCAAAACATCTATAGCACTGTTTTAAGGGTGTATGGTGCTCCGACAAACCAACAATGGATTTCTATTAAAAATGAAAATATGGATTATGCAATATCCGGAATTATATCAAAACCTGAGCTGAACCGCGCGAATCGGCAACACATAACTTTTTTCGTAAATGGCCGATATGTTCGCAGTACGAAACTTGCAGATTCTATTATCCATGCTTATCACACGTTATTACCGATTAACCGTTTTCCAATTACGATTCTAAATATCGATATGGACTACACACTTGTGGATGTGAATGTACACCCTTCTAAACTAGAGGTACGCTTTAGCAAAGAAGAAGAATTAAAAGAGTTCTTATATGAGACCATCCATAAGAACTTAATGAATCAATCATTAATTCCTAAAATCTTAGCAGATAAAAAACATTCAAGCATAGTATCGCAATACAATCAGCCTTTAGTGCACAAGAAGATTGATCTAGTAAAAGAAAAAAGTAAGAATTTGCAATTAACTTTAAACCCTTCGGAAAATGTTCTGAATGAATTCCAATACAAGCCTATTAATAAAAGCGTAGAACAAAATCAACCTCTAATAGAAGCTAAAACTATTGAAATTAAACCGAAGGAAACTTTTCGTGTTATAGGGCAATTTCATGGAACTTATATACTAGCAGAAAACGAAAATGGCTTATATATCATTGATCAACATGCTGCCCATGAAAGAATTAATTATGAAAGATTCCTGAATCGACTAAGAAATTATCAGTTTAAGAAACAGGATTTACTGATACCTATTTCGTTAACTTATTCTATTACAGAACTAACAATCATTCAGGAAAAAAAAGAGCTAATTGAGAAATTTGGTATAAATTTTGAAAGCTTTGGTTCGCAAACGATAGTGATTCGCGAATATCCTGATTGGATTCCACACGATAGTATTCAGACTTATATTTCTTTTATTTTTGATAGTATGATATTACGAGAAAAAGAAATTGATGTGATTGAATTACAAGAAGACGCATGTATTCAGCTATCTTGTAAAATGTCAATTAAGGCAAATCAACGGATTTCAATAGAGGAAACAAATCAATTACTCGAAGATTTAATGAATACGTCATTACCATACACATGCCCACATGGACGGCCAATCATCATACATTATAGTGTTTATGAATTAGAAAAACTATTTAAAAGGAAGAATTAA
- a CDS encoding class I SAM-dependent methyltransferase, producing MNVMMTTASRNQQEIEPGAKKLSLEWGIPFVSRHKTSVLGLMEQYQMEDIFVLDHQLNIKWYKKGHEPIKYHPGMSIIRIKRLKIGKHDPMIDFLNIGPTSNLLDCTLGMASDAIVSQFVATSGKVVGLESEKLLALFTKRGLQTYQSEDDDIKQAMRKIEVICSNYEDYLKDSPNDSFDVVYFDPMFRRTVDSSSSIQHMKSRCCNSPLSIESVEHAKRVARKKVILKETSRSREFSRLGFTEIYRSNASFSYGVIDVEVGC from the coding sequence ATGAATGTAATGATGACAACAGCTTCTAGAAACCAACAAGAAATAGAACCAGGTGCAAAAAAACTTTCACTTGAGTGGGGAATCCCTTTTGTTTCTAGACATAAAACTTCAGTGTTAGGTTTAATGGAACAATATCAGATGGAAGATATATTCGTACTTGATCATCAGCTTAATATTAAATGGTATAAAAAAGGCCATGAACCAATTAAATATCATCCTGGGATGTCGATTATTCGTATAAAAAGGCTAAAAATTGGAAAACATGATCCTATGATAGATTTTTTAAACATTGGGCCTACTTCAAATTTGTTAGATTGTACATTAGGTATGGCAAGCGATGCGATAGTTTCGCAATTTGTAGCTACTTCAGGTAAAGTGGTTGGGTTAGAATCAGAGAAATTGCTAGCACTCTTTACCAAAAGAGGGTTACAAACCTATCAATCTGAAGACGATGATATCAAACAAGCGATGAGAAAGATAGAAGTGATATGTTCAAATTACGAAGATTACTTAAAAGACTCACCAAACGATTCTTTTGATGTTGTGTATTTTGATCCAATGTTTAGAAGAACAGTCGACTCTTCTAGTAGTATTCAACATATGAAAAGTCGTTGTTGTAATTCACCTTTATCGATAGAATCTGTAGAGCACGCAAAGAGAGTAGCAAGGAAAAAAGTAATCTTAAAAGAAACATCAAGAAGTCGTGAGTTTTCTAGACTAGGTTTCACGGAAATTTATAGATCTAATGCATCCTTTTCCTATGGAGTAATAGACGTGGAGGTTGGATGTTAA
- the pepF gene encoding oligoendopeptidase F, translating into MDNKQQQVAVPKRETIEDKYKWDLTNFFTDDGAWEAQYDEVKQLLPKIDTYIGSLNHSIDSLVEFLTMREKIMIGTGQLYTYSKMKWDENTKGLKYRGLFDRAQHLSTEVETKFSFVEPEILEHFEQIESFISQSNELKKYQRYFDKIKNHRQHILSDKEEAIISEASALFQGPENIFSVLSDSDIEFPIVKDENGNERKLSHGRFIQFLESYDQRVRKDAFQAMYTTYSKYINTFATIINAHLKTDVFTARVRKYDNSLQAALKPNEIPVEVYTNLISTINESLPVLHKYLSLRKQQLKLDELHMYDLYVPMVPNVQFSISYEQACEYMEQAFRPLGNEYISIIQKAFQERWIDVYENEGKTSGAYSWGTHNTPPYILLNYQENINSVFTLAHELGHSLHSYYSKQEQPFATSEYVIFVAEVASTVNETLLFHYLFQKTEDKKLKAYLVNHYLEGFRTTIFRQTLFAEFEKVIHEALEQGDALTSEDLSEIYYKINQSFYGAVVIVDKDIALEWARIPHFYYNFYVYQYATGYSAATALARKILQDGDEAVKKYLEFLSSGSSKDPIELLKVAGIDMTSAEPIKAAIKEFDMYTDILANLLKDIENEL; encoded by the coding sequence TTGGATAACAAACAACAACAAGTGGCAGTTCCTAAAAGAGAGACAATCGAAGACAAATATAAATGGGATTTAACCAATTTTTTTACAGATGATGGGGCTTGGGAAGCTCAATATGATGAAGTTAAACAGCTTTTACCTAAAATTGATACATACATAGGTTCGCTAAATCACTCTATTGATTCACTTGTCGAATTCTTGACAATGCGTGAAAAGATTATGATTGGAACAGGACAACTGTATACATATTCCAAAATGAAGTGGGATGAAAATACAAAAGGTCTCAAATACCGTGGGCTTTTTGATCGTGCACAACATTTAAGTACTGAAGTGGAAACTAAATTCTCTTTTGTAGAGCCTGAGATACTTGAACATTTCGAACAAATAGAGTCCTTTATATCACAATCTAATGAGCTCAAAAAATATCAACGATATTTTGACAAAATTAAAAACCATCGACAACATATTTTGTCTGATAAAGAAGAGGCTATTATTTCTGAGGCAAGTGCTCTTTTTCAAGGACCTGAAAACATTTTCAGTGTCTTATCAGATAGCGATATAGAATTCCCTATAGTGAAAGATGAAAATGGTAATGAGAGAAAGTTAAGTCATGGTAGGTTCATTCAATTTCTAGAAAGCTACGACCAACGTGTCCGTAAAGATGCATTCCAAGCTATGTATACTACCTACAGCAAATACATAAATACCTTTGCCACGATTATCAATGCTCATTTAAAAACTGACGTGTTTACCGCGCGCGTGAGAAAATACGACAACTCTTTACAAGCTGCTTTGAAGCCAAATGAAATCCCTGTAGAAGTATATACGAATTTAATTTCAACAATAAACGAGTCGCTCCCTGTACTTCATAAATACTTGTCATTACGAAAACAGCAATTAAAGCTGGATGAATTACATATGTATGATTTATATGTTCCTATGGTACCCAATGTTCAGTTCTCTATATCGTATGAACAAGCGTGTGAATATATGGAACAAGCGTTTCGACCATTAGGGAATGAGTATATTTCAATCATTCAAAAGGCTTTTCAGGAACGATGGATTGACGTTTATGAAAACGAAGGTAAAACAAGTGGAGCTTATTCTTGGGGAACCCATAACACTCCCCCATATATCTTGCTAAATTACCAGGAGAATATCAATTCTGTATTTACACTTGCCCATGAATTGGGACATTCTTTACATAGCTATTATTCAAAGCAAGAACAACCATTTGCTACTTCAGAATACGTTATTTTTGTTGCGGAGGTTGCCTCAACGGTCAATGAAACATTGCTCTTCCATTATTTGTTCCAAAAAACTGAAGATAAAAAATTAAAAGCGTATCTCGTTAACCATTATTTAGAAGGCTTCCGGACTACAATTTTCCGCCAAACATTATTTGCAGAATTCGAAAAAGTCATTCATGAAGCATTAGAGCAAGGGGATGCTTTAACTAGCGAAGATTTGTCTGAAATATATTATAAAATCAACCAAAGTTTTTATGGCGCAGTTGTCATCGTTGACAAAGATATTGCGTTAGAGTGGGCTCGTATTCCTCATTTTTATTACAATTTTTACGTGTACCAATATGCTACTGGCTATTCTGCTGCCACTGCATTAGCACGTAAGATTCTACAAGACGGTGACGAAGCAGTTAAAAAATATCTAGAGTTTCTATCAAGTGGAAGTTCCAAAGATCCGATAGAGCTTCTAAAAGTCGCTGGCATTGATATGACATCTGCTGAACCGATTAAGGCTGCAATAAAAGAATTTGATATGTATACCGATATATTAGCAAATTTATTAAAAGATATAGAAAACGAATTATAA
- the hfq gene encoding RNA chaperone Hfq, whose amino-acid sequence MTTKQIIIQDVFLNQLRKENIPVTIYLVNGFQIRGLIRGFDNFTVIIEAEGKQQLVYKHAISTFIPSRNINLQQELN is encoded by the coding sequence ATGACAACGAAGCAAATAATTATTCAAGATGTTTTTCTTAATCAATTACGAAAAGAAAATATTCCTGTAACTATATATTTAGTGAATGGATTTCAAATTCGTGGATTAATTCGTGGTTTTGACAATTTTACGGTTATTATTGAAGCAGAAGGAAAACAGCAGCTAGTATATAAGCATGCAATTTCTACATTCATTCCTTCCCGTAATATTAATTTACAACAAGAGCTTAACTAA